From a region of the Nitrospira sp. genome:
- a CDS encoding response regulator translates to MATLLDSTHQALLDNRNILVVDDEEPIRRLLAYMLESHGYSVDCAADAREARQKLGSEPFALMLCDVNMPGESGMDLVRHTLGEHHHTAAIMVTGLDSSVLANAALDVGAFGYIIKPFESNEVLIDVANALRRRRLEMENRLHRENLEDMVRTRTLALQQALDWLERSEKELRLSREETIQRLAIAAEFRDSSTAQHIQRMAHYSELLARKAGLSPERCDLIRTASPMHDIGKIGTPDHVLLKPGRFTEEEFGVIAQHAEIGYRILSGSDAELLKVAALIAYTHHERYDGTGYPRGLKGEAIPIEGRIVAIADAFDALTTQRVYKPAFEISHAIELMLKNRGKHFDPELLDLFVASVDELAHIRDQYADRTDLTTFRQS, encoded by the coding sequence ATGGCGACACTTCTGGATTCCACGCATCAGGCGCTTCTCGATAACCGCAACATTCTGGTTGTCGACGATGAAGAGCCGATCAGACGTCTCCTCGCCTACATGCTTGAATCTCACGGTTATTCCGTTGATTGCGCTGCAGACGCGCGTGAGGCCCGACAAAAACTGGGATCGGAACCCTTTGCCTTGATGCTCTGCGACGTCAATATGCCCGGAGAATCCGGCATGGACCTCGTACGCCACACCCTCGGGGAACATCATCATACTGCGGCCATCATGGTCACAGGCCTCGACAGCTCTGTCCTGGCCAATGCTGCACTAGATGTCGGCGCCTTTGGATATATCATCAAGCCGTTCGAGTCGAACGAAGTACTGATCGACGTCGCCAACGCGCTCCGCCGCCGCCGGCTTGAGATGGAAAACCGTCTCCATCGCGAGAACCTGGAGGATATGGTCCGGACGAGAACGCTGGCGTTACAGCAGGCATTGGACTGGCTTGAACGTAGCGAAAAAGAGCTCCGCCTCTCGCGCGAAGAGACCATTCAACGGCTGGCCATCGCCGCAGAGTTCCGTGACAGCTCGACCGCACAACATATTCAGCGCATGGCCCACTACTCCGAGTTGCTCGCCCGCAAGGCGGGGCTGTCTCCCGAACGGTGCGACCTGATTCGTACCGCCAGCCCCATGCACGATATCGGCAAGATCGGCACTCCGGATCATGTGTTGCTGAAACCTGGACGGTTCACGGAGGAAGAATTCGGAGTCATCGCGCAACATGCGGAGATCGGCTACCGAATTCTCAGCGGTTCTGATGCAGAGCTCCTGAAAGTCGCGGCCTTGATCGCCTACACCCATCACGAGCGCTATGACGGTACTGGCTATCCCCGCGGACTGAAGGGTGAGGCCATTCCTATCGAGGGACGAATCGTCGCGATCGCTGATGCCTTTGATGCGCTCACGACACAGCGGGTTTATAAACCGGCCTTCGAGATCAGTCACGCGATTGAACTGATGCTGAAAAACCGTGGCAAGCATTTCGACCCCGAGCTGCTGGATCTCTTCGTCGCATCGGTCGATGAATTGGCGCATATCCGCGATCAATACGCAGACCGCACGGACCTCACCACATTCCGCCAGTCGTAG
- the rph gene encoding ribonuclease PH, which translates to MSGISGLGRFDGRRKDQVRPVKVTRNFIKHAEGAVLIEMGDTKVICTASVEEKVPPFLKGKGTGWVTAEYAMLPRATHERSPREAVKGKQGGRTLEIQRLVGRALRSVTDLSQLGERSIWIDCDVIQADGGTRTASITGAFIALADACTVLKKRDLLKKMPLTDYLAAISVGKVGGEVMVDLAYTEDSMAEVDMNLVMTGRGRYVEVQGTAERTPFAKQDMDDFLALGWQAIQRLTAIQKELIGELD; encoded by the coding sequence ATGAGCGGAATTTCAGGGTTAGGACGTTTCGATGGGCGTCGGAAGGATCAAGTCCGCCCCGTTAAGGTGACGCGGAATTTTATCAAGCATGCGGAAGGGGCTGTGCTCATCGAGATGGGAGATACGAAGGTGATCTGTACGGCATCGGTGGAGGAAAAGGTTCCGCCGTTTCTCAAAGGCAAGGGCACCGGATGGGTCACCGCGGAATACGCCATGTTGCCTCGTGCGACGCACGAGCGGTCGCCTCGAGAGGCGGTCAAGGGCAAACAAGGCGGGAGAACGCTGGAAATTCAGCGCCTGGTCGGGCGAGCTTTGCGATCCGTTACCGACTTGTCTCAATTGGGAGAGCGGTCTATCTGGATCGATTGCGACGTAATTCAAGCGGATGGGGGTACCAGGACAGCCTCCATTACAGGTGCCTTCATTGCACTGGCCGATGCCTGTACCGTGCTGAAAAAGAGAGATCTCTTGAAAAAGATGCCATTAACCGACTACTTGGCGGCCATCAGCGTCGGAAAGGTCGGCGGAGAAGTCATGGTGGACCTGGCGTACACCGAGGATTCGATGGCGGAAGTGGATATGAACTTAGTCATGACCGGTCGCGGCCGCTATGTCGAAGTGCAAGGCACGGCGGAACGCACGCCGTTTGCCAAGCAGGATATGGATGACTTTTTGGCGCTCGGGTGGCAAGCCATCCAACGGCTTACCGCCATTCAGAAAGAGCTGATCGGTGAGCTCGATTGA
- a CDS encoding XTP/dITP diphosphatase: MLNEIVLATRNPDKVKELTALLGDLGIRIRTLADFPTAPEVEEDGLTCEANAIKKASEIAHATRTPAVADDTGLEVDALGGRPGAFAARYAGEGATYQDNCRKLLKELDGVPMAERTARFLTVAALAMPGGHCRVTKGTLDGVIAEECTGSQGFGYDPVFFVPGLGRTLAELTAAEKNRVSHRAKAFEALRAVVQHEIDVCAERSPTVHQHSQ; this comes from the coding sequence ATGTTAAACGAAATCGTCCTTGCGACTCGAAATCCGGACAAAGTCAAAGAACTTACTGCGCTTCTGGGAGACCTTGGAATCCGCATTCGAACCCTCGCCGATTTTCCTACTGCGCCGGAAGTAGAAGAAGACGGGCTAACCTGCGAAGCTAATGCTATAAAAAAAGCATCGGAGATTGCCCATGCGACGCGGACTCCGGCGGTCGCAGACGATACAGGGCTGGAGGTTGATGCACTGGGGGGGAGACCGGGTGCATTTGCGGCCCGCTATGCCGGCGAAGGGGCGACCTACCAAGACAACTGCAGGAAACTCCTCAAGGAGTTGGATGGCGTGCCCATGGCTGAGCGGACGGCTCGTTTCTTAACAGTGGCTGCATTGGCGATGCCGGGAGGACACTGTCGCGTGACCAAGGGCACCCTCGACGGCGTCATCGCTGAAGAATGCACGGGTTCACAAGGGTTCGGGTATGACCCTGTATTCTTCGTTCCAGGGCTTGGCCGTACGTTGGCTGAGTTGACTGCTGCGGAAAAGAACCGTGTGAGTCACCGTGCCAAGGCATTCGAAGCTCTGCGGGCTGTCGTGCAACATGAGATTGATGTCTGCGCTGAACGCAGCCCCACGGTCCATCAGCATTCCCAGTAA